In a single window of the Acetivibrio cellulolyticus CD2 genome:
- a CDS encoding dockerin type I domain-containing protein: MIVRREFKVCSIICHLISVGCLMMVLMFGQTVYAGDNVVWEKNMDISLNRLTEITYGKGVYIVVDSDGGIRTSTDAINWTARNPGVNAGLYSIACNKELFVAGGINGTIITSTDGIEWKSIELGEIEKKYTISKIIWDGKQFVAIGGQNVYGIIMTSPDGITWTTRISETVEGFNSIIYNGDIYAVVGIGGNIYTSADAISWTKVQSGLNKALSDIAWNGEKFVAVNFKGNIFTSVDGTQWTVNSIENATFLRIIWDGKQFVTSCIDGEMYTSTDGVSWTKNMIGENISYCDFIYHGGRYIGIDGEKVLSSEDLLNWTINCTFGIDENLSSIAYNGKIFVIAGYGKVLTSTDGENWTFRETLRKESPVDIVWDGKRFVAVESSGGIMVSYDGENWIAVQSPTSTCFSKIVANEELLIAIDTSRSVYRSTDGLEWEFAGKIIEDNDVRINDIFWDGSRFVLVGAKCNWEDYYWGLDTPKGVFATSLDGTEWTLNTFDDIHGFSSVVYNGKKYIASNENIYELTDLNTLTIFKSINLKSYSVLLWNNDRLFGISNGSGKESLFASEDGKTWTPVAASYGTHLYELAFYGDRYFALGTSGTLLTGKIEESEYLAGDINNDKNVNSIDFALLRKYLLGKTYEVNLNNADINKDEKVNSLDFAILRKILLGYGDNKQ, translated from the coding sequence ATGATTGTGAGAAGAGAATTTAAAGTTTGCAGTATTATTTGTCATTTAATATCTGTCGGATGTTTAATGATGGTATTAATGTTCGGTCAGACAGTGTATGCAGGGGATAATGTAGTTTGGGAAAAAAATATGGACATCAGCTTGAATAGGCTGACTGAAATTACATATGGCAAGGGTGTATATATTGTTGTGGATAGTGATGGAGGTATAAGAACATCTACAGATGCAATCAATTGGACAGCAAGAAATCCGGGTGTAAATGCAGGCCTTTACAGTATAGCATGCAATAAAGAGCTATTTGTAGCCGGAGGTATAAACGGTACAATAATTACATCAACAGATGGTATTGAGTGGAAAAGTATAGAACTTGGAGAGATAGAAAAGAAGTATACAATTAGTAAAATTATATGGGATGGAAAGCAGTTTGTAGCTATAGGGGGACAAAATGTATATGGAATTATTATGACTTCACCGGATGGAATTACATGGACAACAAGGATTTCTGAAACGGTGGAGGGATTTAACAGCATAATTTATAATGGAGATATTTATGCAGTTGTCGGTATTGGTGGTAATATTTATACATCAGCTGATGCGATTAGTTGGACAAAAGTACAGAGCGGACTGAATAAGGCTTTAAGTGATATTGCATGGAACGGCGAAAAGTTTGTAGCAGTAAATTTTAAGGGGAATATATTTACATCTGTTGACGGAACACAGTGGACTGTAAATTCAATTGAAAATGCGACTTTTCTTCGCATCATATGGGATGGAAAGCAATTTGTAACATCCTGTATAGATGGAGAGATGTATACATCAACTGATGGAGTGTCATGGACAAAGAATATGATAGGCGAGAATATAAGTTATTGTGATTTTATTTATCATGGTGGACGATATATAGGAATTGATGGTGAAAAAGTATTGAGTTCGGAAGATCTTTTGAACTGGACAATCAACTGCACATTTGGTATAGATGAGAACTTAAGCAGCATAGCGTATAATGGTAAGATATTCGTCATAGCTGGATATGGGAAAGTACTGACTTCCACTGATGGAGAAAATTGGACTTTCAGAGAGACGCTTAGGAAGGAGAGTCCTGTTGATATAGTTTGGGATGGAAAACGTTTTGTGGCTGTTGAAAGTTCTGGAGGTATTATGGTATCTTACGACGGGGAAAATTGGATAGCAGTGCAGTCACCGACATCGACATGTTTTTCAAAAATTGTGGCGAATGAAGAATTATTAATAGCGATTGATACTTCAAGATCAGTATATCGGTCTACAGATGGACTTGAATGGGAATTTGCAGGTAAGATAATTGAGGATAATGATGTTCGTATTAATGATATTTTTTGGGATGGAAGCCGTTTTGTTTTAGTGGGGGCTAAATGTAATTGGGAAGATTATTATTGGGGGTTAGATACTCCCAAAGGAGTATTTGCTACATCTTTAGATGGAACTGAATGGACATTAAATACTTTTGACGATATTCACGGATTTAGTAGTGTTGTATATAACGGAAAAAAATACATTGCTTCGAATGAAAACATTTATGAGCTTACAGATTTGAATACATTGACAATTTTTAAGTCTATAAACCTAAAATCTTACAGCGTATTACTATGGAATAATGATAGGTTATTTGGAATATCAAACGGAAGCGGAAAAGAATCGCTGTTTGCATCAGAAGATGGTAAAACATGGACACCTGTAGCTGCAAGTTATGGTACTCATTTATACGAGTTAGCATTTTATGGTGACAGGTATTTCGCTTTGGGGACTTCAGGAACACTGCTTACAGGAAAAATTGAAGAGTCTGAATACCTAGCGGGTGATATTAATAATGACAAAAATGTAAACAGTATAGATTTTGCATTGTTGAGAAAGTATTTACTGGGAAAGACTTATGAGGTAAATTTAAATAATGCAGATATTAATAAGGATGAAAAAGTAAATTCGTTGGATTTTGCAATCTTAAGAAAGATCTTGCTGGGATATGGAGATAATAAGCAATAG
- a CDS encoding phosphoribosyltransferase: MNINSDNLVKWLFETNAIRVCPQNKPFWYTSGTIGPYFINTHFLYGSEEKANKLLKLIDAEKENIFSCPIKVLDETLQNYESDKIYRALIDQMTDYIKSNINIDEVDFISGGERRDWFFSLVIAKLLNKPHITIYKDMTSVISQDGKVEEVNNLNGKNVLHIADLITEASSYERAWIPAISNKGGNIKWSVVVVDRKQGGEKVLSNYNVKSFAMVGIDVNLFTRVLHMGMISDKQFEMIDEYMKNPKDSMARFLKENPDFIEQALNSDDKTKERAKLMLEKNIYEL, translated from the coding sequence ATGAATATAAATTCAGATAATCTTGTTAAATGGCTTTTTGAAACTAACGCTATAAGGGTATGCCCGCAAAATAAGCCATTTTGGTACACGTCAGGCACTATTGGACCTTATTTTATTAATACTCATTTCCTTTATGGAAGTGAAGAGAAGGCCAACAAACTTTTAAAACTTATTGATGCAGAAAAAGAAAACATCTTCAGCTGTCCAATAAAAGTTCTTGATGAGACACTACAAAATTATGAAAGTGATAAAATATACAGGGCTTTAATTGACCAGATGACAGACTATATCAAATCTAATATAAATATAGATGAGGTGGATTTTATTTCGGGTGGAGAAAGAAGAGATTGGTTTTTTTCTCTTGTCATAGCGAAGCTGCTTAATAAGCCTCATATAACGATATATAAGGATATGACATCAGTGATTTCACAAGATGGAAAAGTGGAGGAAGTCAATAACCTTAATGGAAAAAATGTTCTTCATATTGCAGACCTTATAACAGAAGCTTCAAGTTATGAAAGGGCATGGATTCCTGCAATTTCTAATAAGGGCGGAAATATAAAATGGAGTGTAGTTGTGGTTGACAGAAAGCAGGGAGGAGAAAAAGTATTAAGCAACTATAATGTAAAGTCATTTGCTATGGTAGGGATAGATGTAAACCTGTTTACAAGGGTTTTACATATGGGCATGATAAGTGACAAGCAATTCGAGATGATTGATGAATACATGAAAAATCCAAAAGACTCAATGGCAAGGTTCTTGAAGGAAAATCCAGATTTCATTGAGCAGGCATTAAATTCTGATGATAAAACAAAAGAGCGGGCTAAGCTTATGTTGGAAAAAAACATATACGAGTTATAG
- a CDS encoding S8 family peptidase yields the protein MLKKAISAVTIACVLTSALSFNVLANSTTAAHNNKRFDKAISMNSTNPRKPGQLIVKYKNNATLKANKSNIIRNNGKILKSDKSGLALVQVDESKLSEKIEAFEQNSSVEYVAPNYIRKALDFPEDAPNDPRYEEQWGLKNINAPEAWATLGDTSSLNEVVVAVIDTGLDSMHEDLKDRVTAGYDFVDMDNDPSPGPVDEEHASHVAGIIAASTDNGIGVAGTAGKAPVKIMPLRVLEAGSGDDFTIAQAINYAADNGARVINMSLGGYGDSPVLTEACNYAFSKNVAVVAAAGNSAMDAADFSPASIPGVITVAATDIENNPAYFSNYGSTVELAAPGVNVLSTLPNNTYEFYDGTSMATPFVASACALLISKNPSLSLIEVEQYLTDSAQDLGAAGKDEKFGYGLLDLNKALNTTEITPRLDIMNLSDNSTVFDLLEIQTRFTYPEKVVTTELSVDDTVVSSVYNDSNNMFTNFELDTYNFTDGNHTLKVTAYDNENQTYSKEMNFNIRNNVYTGLRVKLTQDGVPVSGGYIEVWNKYTQNGETYYNYVYSGSTSKTGVAVIPGASAPNGNDYVIIANYAFDNGGEELAYASLVGEATAPGIVELDGKDLLPVTVDTGISSDFQYCNAYYKLPGSNQTFPFYFPQVTSDGSFDAYLNPGTYSFEAIGLNIDDEKQAISSEEPIYMISTKDVEIDSGNFYVPMDSDVEDLSKVDLTYKDIHGFVPNEAIISVGQTDSNFLNGFMFEDIKNVPDMYLTPGTYSYSYDIYGQKDAQKAYMGIQGNTVDLEANSENTITVGGTFTGKIGLDKTKFVPGETPNINASVTDSQGNRLMYMDYIYDDPFAYLTSKNILKYKTGANKVAFKAADTAFKAMEDPSEPVIPEEPVVIEYKSPASLQLLDSKNNVLITEGQYNLDWLYFSLPQNLVTGSYKLKLSVELPYLIEAETAFSVDRVIKNNAVKFTLELPGKIKATNAFVEAINTTTGESFSSNGGELLNGELFIALPKGNYKFIVTSGTADNKPVVYIKDGKSPANYTLAASTLQNIKFASKDETGNVLDQPCYYYFTIPTSTQAYQYLIGYADIGVVMNDAYLTKGTYNFGTDIFNPETYYSERILFNKNVAVGLKTNTAQTIEFNSANLTEVSLDKNSELPYIYGTISDPKTGFAGTLIVPKGGSVKVSKGIYTLDTMIDKTEYENTYSYQMTTQKDFSGATTCLNFGTDFSITLTPSKSIYKAGETLKTTNVIADKYGNRVVNIYGSSLWEYFSENLKASKGHLALRKDNGQLKVYDLDKSDYVEVPYYDLRAPLMSITDSFGDVIYSEKSPNFYTQAQIKLNPEWAESGDYKLEMTIDIDADGNQSAETSFKVK from the coding sequence ATGTTAAAAAAAGCAATATCAGCAGTAACGATTGCCTGCGTGTTAACTTCAGCTCTATCTTTTAACGTATTAGCTAATAGTACAACAGCAGCGCATAACAACAAAAGATTCGATAAAGCAATTAGCATGAATTCAACCAATCCCAGGAAACCAGGACAGCTGATTGTAAAGTATAAAAATAATGCTACTCTTAAAGCAAATAAGAGTAATATAATCAGAAATAATGGTAAGATCTTAAAGTCTGACAAGAGTGGTTTGGCACTTGTACAAGTTGATGAAAGTAAACTTTCAGAAAAGATAGAAGCTTTTGAGCAAAACAGCAGCGTTGAATATGTTGCTCCAAATTATATCAGAAAAGCGTTGGATTTTCCTGAAGATGCTCCAAATGATCCAAGATACGAAGAGCAATGGGGTCTTAAAAATATTAATGCACCGGAAGCTTGGGCTACACTTGGCGATACTTCATCTTTAAATGAAGTAGTAGTAGCGGTTATTGATACAGGACTTGATTCGATGCACGAAGACCTAAAAGATAGAGTAACTGCAGGTTATGATTTCGTAGATATGGATAACGACCCTTCACCAGGACCAGTAGATGAAGAACACGCTAGCCATGTAGCAGGAATAATTGCAGCTTCTACAGATAATGGAATTGGAGTTGCAGGAACCGCTGGAAAAGCACCTGTAAAGATAATGCCTTTGAGAGTTTTAGAAGCTGGATCTGGGGATGACTTTACTATTGCACAAGCAATTAATTACGCTGCTGATAATGGCGCAAGAGTAATCAACATGAGTCTTGGTGGTTATGGTGATAGCCCGGTTCTTACTGAAGCATGTAATTACGCTTTTTCAAAAAACGTAGCAGTTGTTGCAGCTGCTGGAAATAGTGCGATGGATGCAGCAGACTTTTCTCCAGCATCTATACCTGGGGTAATAACTGTAGCTGCTACAGATATCGAGAACAATCCTGCATACTTCTCAAATTACGGTTCTACCGTTGAACTTGCTGCACCGGGTGTAAACGTTCTAAGTACACTGCCAAATAATACATATGAATTCTATGACGGAACATCAATGGCTACACCATTCGTAGCTTCTGCCTGTGCTCTCTTGATTTCTAAAAATCCATCACTTTCCCTTATCGAAGTTGAACAGTATCTTACTGACTCTGCTCAAGATTTGGGTGCAGCTGGAAAAGACGAAAAGTTTGGCTACGGTCTTCTAGATTTAAACAAAGCACTTAACACAACTGAAATCACTCCTAGATTGGATATAATGAATCTTTCCGATAATTCGACTGTATTCGACCTTTTAGAAATACAGACAAGATTCACCTATCCGGAAAAAGTTGTTACTACAGAGTTATCCGTTGATGATACTGTTGTTAGTTCTGTATACAATGATTCCAACAATATGTTTACCAACTTTGAACTCGATACATATAATTTTACTGATGGTAATCATACACTTAAAGTAACTGCATATGATAATGAAAATCAAACCTATTCAAAAGAAATGAATTTTAACATCAGAAACAATGTTTATACAGGTCTCAGAGTAAAATTAACACAAGACGGAGTACCTGTTAGCGGTGGTTATATTGAAGTTTGGAATAAATATACTCAAAATGGTGAAACCTATTATAACTATGTTTATTCTGGATCGACATCTAAAACTGGGGTTGCAGTAATTCCAGGAGCATCTGCGCCAAATGGAAACGACTATGTTATTATTGCAAACTACGCTTTTGATAATGGCGGTGAAGAATTAGCATATGCTTCACTTGTAGGAGAAGCTACTGCACCAGGCATAGTTGAATTAGATGGAAAGGATCTTCTTCCTGTTACTGTTGATACAGGAATAAGCAGTGATTTCCAGTATTGTAATGCGTACTATAAATTGCCGGGTTCAAACCAAACTTTTCCATTCTATTTCCCTCAGGTTACATCAGATGGTTCATTTGATGCATACCTCAATCCAGGAACATATTCCTTTGAAGCAATTGGATTAAACATTGATGACGAAAAACAAGCTATATCATCAGAAGAACCTATATACATGATTAGTACTAAAGATGTTGAAATTGATTCTGGAAACTTTTATGTACCTATGGATAGTGATGTTGAAGACCTTTCAAAGGTTGATTTAACCTATAAAGACATCCATGGTTTTGTGCCAAATGAAGCAATTATTTCAGTTGGTCAAACGGACTCAAATTTCCTTAATGGGTTTATGTTCGAAGATATTAAGAATGTACCTGATATGTATTTAACACCTGGTACTTACTCATATAGCTATGATATATATGGCCAAAAAGATGCACAAAAGGCATATATGGGTATCCAAGGCAATACTGTTGACTTGGAAGCTAACAGCGAAAACACAATTACTGTTGGAGGAACCTTTACTGGAAAAATCGGATTGGACAAAACTAAATTTGTTCCTGGAGAAACTCCTAACATAAACGCTTCTGTGACTGATAGCCAGGGCAACAGACTTATGTATATGGATTATATTTACGATGATCCATTTGCATATTTAACCAGCAAAAACATACTCAAATATAAAACTGGTGCCAACAAGGTTGCATTTAAGGCTGCAGATACTGCATTCAAAGCAATGGAAGATCCTTCAGAGCCTGTAATCCCTGAAGAACCAGTAGTAATTGAGTATAAATCCCCTGCATCCTTGCAACTCCTTGACAGTAAAAACAATGTATTAATAACTGAAGGCCAATACAACCTTGATTGGTTATACTTCTCATTACCTCAGAATTTAGTTACAGGAAGCTATAAGTTGAAGTTATCTGTAGAACTTCCTTACTTGATTGAAGCAGAAACAGCTTTTAGTGTAGACAGAGTAATCAAGAATAATGCAGTTAAATTCACTCTTGAACTTCCTGGTAAAATAAAAGCAACTAATGCTTTTGTAGAAGCAATTAATACTACAACAGGCGAATCCTTCAGTTCAAATGGCGGCGAACTATTAAACGGTGAACTGTTTATTGCATTGCCTAAAGGAAATTATAAATTTATTGTTACATCAGGTACAGCTGACAATAAACCTGTAGTATATATCAAAGATGGTAAATCTCCAGCAAATTATACTTTAGCAGCAAGTACATTACAAAATATTAAATTTGCTTCAAAAGATGAAACAGGAAATGTACTTGATCAACCATGTTATTACTATTTTACAATACCTACTTCTACACAAGCTTATCAATATCTTATCGGTTATGCGGATATAGGAGTAGTAATGAATGATGCTTATCTTACAAAGGGTACATACAACTTTGGAACAGATATCTTCAATCCAGAAACTTACTACTCAGAACGTATTCTATTTAATAAAAATGTAGCAGTAGGCCTTAAAACCAATACTGCACAGACAATAGAATTTAATTCTGCTAACCTTACTGAAGTAAGTCTTGATAAAAATTCAGAATTGCCATACATCTATGGTACTATCAGTGATCCAAAAACAGGTTTTGCTGGAACACTCATTGTGCCAAAGGGTGGATCTGTTAAAGTATCAAAAGGCATATACACTTTAGATACCATGATTGATAAAACTGAGTATGAAAACACATATAGCTACCAGATGACTACACAAAAGGATTTCTCAGGTGCTACTACTTGTTTGAACTTTGGAACAGACTTCAGTATAACACTAACTCCAAGTAAATCAATCTATAAAGCTGGTGAAACATTAAAGACTACAAATGTTATAGCTGACAAATATGGAAACAGAGTTGTTAATATCTATGGTAGCAGTTTATGGGAATACTTCTCCGAGAATCTTAAAGCTTCAAAAGGACATTTAGCGTTAAGAAAAGACAATGGTCAACTTAAAGTATATGATTTGGATAAAAGTGATTATGTAGAAGTACCATATTACGATTTGAGAGCACCATTAATGTCTATCACGGATTCATTCGGCGATGTTATATACTCTGAAAAATCTCCTAATTTCTATACACAAGCACAAATTAAGCTTAACCCTGAATGGGCAGAAAGTGGAGATTACAAGTTGGAAATGACTATAGATATAGACGCTGATGGAAATCAGTCTGCTGAAACTTCTTTTAAAGTTAAATAA